In Sulfurovum xiamenensis, a genomic segment contains:
- a CDS encoding molybdopterin oxidoreductase family protein: protein MSQTVCAYCGVGCKFELINHKLKGVKDYPSNQGMSCAKGISQSQTIHTNRLLEVHYRDSIEESFRPSTYEDSFQLIAEKIKQSTHPDKIGFYLSGQMLNEDYYVANKLAKGFVGTANCDTNSRTCMASAVVGYKKSFGMDYVPVRMEEIEHCHLMILIGANTAEAHVVLHNKIKKAQKKGLKVVVIDPRFTLTAQSADLYLPLKVGTDIDLLNLLAIKLIKEDQLDHDFIKEHSNYFNSYKEKLLALDEKVLLKSTQLSEEIFEAFYRLFKQSKNIITAWTMGINQSVQGVDKNLAINNLHILTGQINKKGSGPLSLTGQPNAMGGREVGGLSTTLAVHLDYSEENCQKVADFWKSDKIPKKNGLTAFEMIEKADQNGLDILIICHTDPVYHLPHRRFVEEAFKKIPLVIEINAYQGSETSKFAHILIPAVPFGEKEGTQTNLDRTLTRVVAFETKHGLLQDWEVFAQIGKHLGHEKAFDFRSSKEVFEEYQEMTKLSYRKHLDIYKAQYDDLEHTPFIWGETLYDQNHFLTPDRKANLFFIENQNLSEQPSQAYPFILLTGRTRDQWHTGSKTGYAENLLKYKALEFVEMNQKDAAAFQLNEGEIVKIVSSRGELKAKVVFADINPKTIFIPISHRDINYLTDDTLDPLSKEPDYNHSAVRIEKIESMIL from the coding sequence ATGAGTCAAACAGTTTGTGCATATTGTGGTGTGGGATGCAAATTTGAACTCATCAATCATAAGCTTAAAGGTGTCAAAGATTATCCTTCAAACCAGGGAATGTCATGTGCCAAAGGTATCTCACAATCCCAAACCATCCATACCAATAGATTGTTAGAGGTACACTATAGAGACTCCATAGAAGAGAGTTTCAGACCATCCACCTATGAGGATAGCTTTCAATTGATCGCTGAAAAAATCAAACAGTCTACCCACCCTGATAAAATCGGATTTTATCTTTCCGGGCAAATGCTTAATGAAGACTATTACGTAGCCAATAAACTTGCAAAAGGTTTTGTTGGAACAGCCAATTGTGATACCAATTCACGAACATGCATGGCAAGTGCCGTTGTAGGATACAAAAAATCTTTCGGTATGGATTATGTCCCTGTAAGAATGGAAGAGATTGAACACTGTCATTTAATGATACTCATTGGTGCCAATACTGCAGAAGCCCATGTTGTCTTGCACAACAAAATCAAAAAAGCACAAAAAAAAGGATTAAAGGTTGTCGTCATTGATCCAAGATTTACACTGACTGCACAAAGTGCTGACCTCTACTTACCTCTTAAGGTCGGTACAGATATCGATCTTTTAAATCTACTTGCAATCAAACTGATAAAAGAAGACCAACTAGATCATGATTTTATCAAGGAGCATAGTAACTATTTCAATAGCTATAAAGAGAAGCTCTTGGCACTTGATGAAAAGGTACTCCTGAAGAGCACACAACTTTCTGAAGAGATTTTTGAAGCCTTTTATAGACTTTTCAAACAAAGTAAAAATATTATCACTGCATGGACCATGGGTATTAATCAATCCGTTCAGGGTGTAGATAAAAATCTTGCGATCAACAATCTACATATACTGACAGGACAGATCAATAAAAAAGGCTCAGGTCCCTTATCTCTAACGGGACAACCCAATGCAATGGGTGGAAGAGAAGTAGGAGGTTTGAGTACAACGTTGGCCGTCCATTTGGACTACAGTGAGGAGAACTGCCAAAAAGTAGCTGATTTCTGGAAGAGTGATAAAATACCCAAAAAAAATGGTCTCACAGCGTTTGAAATGATAGAAAAAGCCGATCAGAATGGACTGGACATACTTATCATCTGTCATACGGATCCTGTCTATCATCTGCCTCATAGAAGGTTTGTTGAAGAAGCATTCAAGAAGATCCCTCTGGTGATTGAGATCAATGCGTATCAGGGAAGTGAAACATCTAAGTTCGCTCATATCCTCATACCAGCTGTACCCTTTGGAGAAAAAGAAGGCACACAGACAAACCTTGACAGAACATTGACACGTGTAGTAGCTTTTGAAACGAAGCATGGTTTACTTCAAGATTGGGAAGTGTTTGCCCAAATAGGGAAGCATTTAGGTCATGAAAAGGCATTTGATTTCAGATCATCCAAAGAAGTCTTTGAAGAGTACCAGGAGATGACAAAATTAAGTTATAGAAAGCACCTTGACATCTATAAAGCACAGTATGATGATCTTGAACATACACCGTTTATATGGGGAGAAACACTCTATGATCAAAATCACTTTTTGACGCCAGACAGAAAAGCGAATCTTTTTTTTATAGAAAACCAAAATCTATCTGAGCAGCCATCGCAAGCGTATCCCTTTATTCTCCTCACAGGACGAACAAGAGATCAATGGCATACAGGAAGTAAAACAGGATATGCAGAAAATCTTTTAAAATATAAAGCACTGGAATTTGTAGAAATGAACCAAAAGGATGCTGCAGCCTTTCAGCTCAATGAGGGTGAAATAGTAAAAATAGTCTCTAGCAGAGGAGAACTTAAAGCAAAAGTTGTTTTCGCAGATATCAATCCCAAGACCATTTTCATCCCTATTTCACATAGAGATATCAATTATCTTACCGATGATACACTTGACCCACTTTCAAAAGAACCTGATTATAACCATAGTGCAGTAAGAATAGAAAAAATAGAGAGCATGATACTCTAA
- a CDS encoding nitrite/sulfite reductase codes for MSILEKAFEARNSKVNKVETTKALKKPMDVYAKLEEIAAAGYEGLAKEDSAYFLKCFGLFDKGEDFMLRVRVPAGQLNYEQALRIGEVAQKYGNDYIDLTTRMQVELRYLQIADIAKVLQELKEVGISTFQTGVDNPRNIVTDPLDGIAYDNIIETKPIINELQDIFGENPDWISVLPRKFNTGILGSLSNSCNIFGHDCCFVLAQKDGIFGFNIYLGARVGVQAQDADLFVHMDEVGLFYQSLLTVFKTYGYRDNRNKNRLVFLINDVGIENFVNAIKEEANAEFSSAGTTMVQSQNIALGSNKVLGRNGKFNYKIIVPSGIFSGTDLIAAAQAAKKFGTGDLRLTYDQNLYIINIAKDVLEELEATELITSYEKFNNLYFNDMIACAGTATCSFGVIPNKPDAIEMAHYLNSEIPIENATVRMNWSACPKGCGVHGIADIGFEGCKAKDDGGNKVDGVHIFVGGKITRKAKEAHTLHKALPITEAKHHVKYLLKTYSAFKQKGETYEAFDDRYVSANYSFQALAFYTKINYILNEKLGLDLWFKLESNPKTFKKEEFELFTFGLKLFKLLTGEKRYESVENFEPVLTKPRSITRDEVTKLNPKVPAKLSEVIYTMTHPEKRERAQVFSELIVALKEVD; via the coding sequence ATGAGCATTTTAGAAAAAGCCTTTGAGGCAAGAAATAGCAAAGTCAACAAAGTAGAGACAACCAAAGCATTGAAGAAGCCAATGGATGTCTATGCCAAACTCGAAGAGATCGCTGCAGCCGGATATGAAGGTTTAGCCAAAGAGGACAGTGCCTATTTTTTAAAATGTTTTGGACTCTTTGACAAAGGTGAAGACTTTATGCTTCGTGTCCGTGTGCCGGCAGGACAACTGAACTACGAACAGGCGTTACGTATCGGTGAAGTGGCCCAGAAGTATGGGAATGACTACATCGATCTGACGACACGTATGCAGGTTGAACTGCGTTACTTACAAATAGCAGACATTGCCAAAGTCTTACAAGAACTCAAAGAAGTAGGTATCTCTACCTTTCAGACCGGTGTGGACAACCCACGTAACATCGTGACCGATCCATTGGATGGCATCGCTTATGATAACATCATCGAGACAAAACCCATCATCAATGAGCTCCAAGATATCTTTGGAGAAAATCCGGATTGGATCTCTGTATTACCTCGTAAATTCAATACAGGTATCTTGGGATCTCTTTCCAACTCCTGTAACATCTTTGGGCATGATTGTTGTTTTGTCTTGGCACAAAAAGATGGGATATTTGGATTTAACATCTATTTGGGTGCCCGTGTAGGCGTACAGGCCCAAGATGCAGACCTTTTTGTACATATGGATGAAGTGGGTCTTTTTTATCAATCACTTTTGACTGTGTTTAAAACCTACGGATACCGTGACAACCGTAACAAAAACCGTTTGGTATTCCTTATCAATGATGTCGGAATTGAGAACTTTGTCAACGCCATTAAAGAAGAGGCCAATGCCGAGTTTAGTTCTGCAGGTACAACGATGGTACAGTCTCAAAATATTGCATTAGGGTCCAATAAAGTATTGGGACGTAATGGTAAATTTAATTACAAGATCATCGTGCCATCCGGTATATTTAGCGGTACTGACTTGATAGCTGCTGCCCAAGCGGCAAAAAAGTTTGGTACAGGAGACCTGAGACTTACCTATGATCAAAATCTTTATATCATAAACATTGCAAAAGATGTACTAGAAGAGCTTGAAGCAACAGAACTTATCACAAGCTATGAGAAGTTCAATAATCTCTACTTTAATGACATGATAGCCTGTGCAGGAACAGCTACCTGTAGCTTTGGTGTCATACCTAACAAACCCGATGCCATAGAGATGGCACACTATCTTAATTCCGAAATACCTATAGAAAATGCAACCGTACGTATGAACTGGTCTGCCTGTCCTAAAGGGTGTGGCGTACATGGTATCGCTGACATAGGCTTTGAAGGATGTAAGGCCAAAGATGATGGGGGAAATAAAGTAGATGGGGTACACATATTTGTCGGCGGTAAGATCACAAGAAAAGCAAAAGAAGCACATACTCTACACAAAGCATTACCTATCACTGAAGCGAAACATCATGTAAAATATCTGCTTAAAACCTATAGTGCTTTTAAACAAAAAGGTGAAACCTATGAAGCCTTTGATGACAGATATGTATCAGCGAACTACTCTTTTCAAGCCCTTGCATTTTACACAAAGATAAATTATATCCTCAATGAAAAACTTGGATTGGATCTTTGGTTTAAACTTGAAAGTAACCCCAAAACATTTAAAAAAGAAGAGTTTGAACTGTTTACTTTCGGATTGAAGCTCTTTAAACTGCTTACCGGTGAAAAGCGTTATGAATCGGTAGAAAACTTTGAACCTGTACTGACTAAACCCAGAAGCATCACAAGAGATGAAGTGACCAAACTCAATCCAAAAGTCCCAGCTAAGCTCTCAGAAGTCATCTATACTATGACCCATCCAGAGAAAAGAGAACGGGCACAGGTCTTCTCCGAACTGATCGTAGCACTCAAAGAAGTGGATTAG
- the cobA gene encoding uroporphyrinogen-III C-methyltransferase, whose product MKKRETLPILLKEQHILLIGGGNVALQKAEVLSENNISFSVISKEIHPKIKTLCSDIQIKNFKTKDIQKHLIVIDATGNEKVTQKLLKYKQKHPLLLNVVDKPKVCDFYFMALTKNAPLQIAVSSSGASPTVAKYFRDKCQTLMPDNMETFLEALQAQRDKGIIEIEKTLEEIEKMRAKAYLVGCGLGDPELLTLKAYNIIKEVDVVLYDHLISDEIMAIVPERTKRVFVGKEKGFHTKPQEEINKLIHKYIKKGYSVARLKSGDPFIFGRGAEELFYLSKKGINTEVIPGISSAVSGPLMANIPITARDYSNAFTVVSAHLKGNAINLDWVPMLENRDHTVIVLMGLTRIKEIVQQAKILDIEMDTPCAIVSNASRKNQTVLTTTLENLEEVSLGASRPSILVFGDVIHYTNRLKESQK is encoded by the coding sequence ATGAAAAAGAGAGAAACTTTACCCATACTACTGAAAGAACAGCATATTCTTTTGATCGGTGGTGGGAATGTTGCATTACAAAAAGCTGAAGTATTGTCAGAGAACAATATCTCTTTTTCTGTGATCTCTAAAGAGATTCATCCTAAGATCAAAACATTATGTTCTGACATACAAATCAAAAATTTCAAAACGAAAGACATTCAAAAGCATCTTATTGTGATAGATGCAACAGGGAATGAGAAAGTCACACAAAAACTTTTAAAGTATAAACAGAAACACCCTCTTTTACTCAATGTGGTAGATAAACCTAAAGTATGTGATTTCTACTTTATGGCACTAACAAAAAATGCACCTCTTCAGATAGCAGTGTCAAGCTCCGGGGCAAGTCCTACAGTGGCCAAATACTTCAGAGATAAGTGTCAGACACTCATGCCCGATAATATGGAAACATTCTTAGAAGCATTACAGGCACAAAGAGACAAAGGTATTATAGAGATCGAAAAAACGCTTGAAGAAATCGAAAAAATGAGAGCGAAAGCATATCTGGTAGGCTGCGGTCTTGGAGACCCTGAACTGCTTACACTCAAAGCCTATAACATTATCAAAGAGGTTGATGTCGTGCTCTATGACCACCTCATCAGCGATGAGATCATGGCTATCGTACCAGAGCGTACTAAGAGAGTCTTTGTAGGTAAAGAAAAAGGATTTCATACCAAACCCCAAGAAGAGATCAATAAACTCATACACAAATATATTAAAAAAGGTTATTCCGTCGCACGATTAAAAAGCGGTGACCCGTTCATCTTTGGTCGTGGGGCTGAAGAGTTGTTCTACCTTTCAAAAAAAGGTATAAACACTGAAGTGATCCCAGGTATCTCTTCTGCAGTCTCAGGACCGTTGATGGCAAATATTCCTATTACGGCAAGGGATTACAGCAATGCCTTTACTGTGGTCTCAGCCCACTTAAAAGGAAATGCCATCAATCTTGACTGGGTACCGATGCTGGAAAACAGAGATCATACAGTCATTGTACTGATGGGACTTACACGGATCAAAGAGATCGTGCAGCAGGCTAAAATATTGGACATAGAGATGGACACACCTTGTGCCATTGTCTCCAATGCAAGCCGAAAAAACCAGACTGTACTCACCACCACACTTGAGAATCTTGAGGAGGTTTCTCTTGGGGCGTCAAGACCTTCTATTCTGGTCTTTGGAGATGTCATACACTATACCAACAGATTGAAAGAGAGTCAAAAATGA